The following coding sequences lie in one Treponema sp. OMZ 790 genomic window:
- a CDS encoding ribonuclease Z, with product MNLEAFILGCGGMMPLPYRHLTSVLLRREGDLFLFDCGEGTQVALRRLNLRWKRINAIFISHTHADHITGLPGLLMLSSQVDREEPLYIIGPPKVAEYVETSRKVLDMYINYDIIVKEIREPGIVYSADEFQVRSFWLDHTKPCMGYTFEEFERPGEFNPEAAKALNVPCGPLWSKLQGGNEVVSADGKTVRPEDVMGPKRKGRKFSFVTDTKYLPSIAQEVRHSDFFVCEGMFEKGMEKDAAEKKHMTCTQAAQIAKDAEVKKMALIHYSPRYTDNELKVLLDHAREVFPETILSKDRMSIQLEYED from the coding sequence ATGAATCTTGAAGCTTTTATTTTAGGCTGCGGCGGGATGATGCCGCTTCCATATAGACATTTAACATCGGTTTTGCTTCGCCGTGAGGGCGATTTATTTTTATTCGATTGCGGGGAGGGAACACAGGTTGCCTTACGCCGCCTTAACTTGCGCTGGAAAAGAATCAATGCGATTTTTATAAGCCATACCCATGCCGACCATATAACCGGTCTTCCGGGGCTTCTCATGCTTTCGTCTCAGGTTGACAGGGAAGAACCTCTTTACATAATAGGCCCTCCCAAGGTTGCCGAATATGTGGAAACCAGCCGGAAAGTTTTGGATATGTATATCAATTACGATATTATCGTAAAGGAAATAAGGGAGCCGGGGATTGTTTATTCTGCCGATGAATTTCAAGTCCGTTCCTTTTGGCTGGATCATACAAAGCCCTGCATGGGATACACATTTGAAGAGTTTGAGCGGCCCGGTGAATTTAATCCCGAAGCTGCAAAGGCCTTAAACGTTCCTTGCGGGCCTCTTTGGTCCAAGCTTCAAGGCGGAAATGAGGTAGTCTCTGCCGACGGAAAAACTGTTAGGCCCGAAGATGTTATGGGCCCGAAAAGAAAGGGCAGAAAATTCAGCTTTGTAACCGATACAAAGTATTTACCCTCCATTGCTCAAGAAGTAAGGCATTCCGACTTTTTTGTCTGTGAAGGCATGTTCGAAAAAGGCATGGAAAAAGATGCCGCCGAAAAAAAACATATGACCTGTACTCAGGCAGCCCAAATCGCTAAGGATGCCGAGGTTAAAAAAATGGCTCTAATCCATTATAGCCCGCGGTACACCGATAACGAGCTTAAGGTTCTTTTGGATCATGCAAGAGAAGTTTTCCCCGAAACAATCCTTTCAAAAGACAGAATGAGTATTCAACTGGAATATGAAGATTAA
- a CDS encoding valine--tRNA ligase — protein MSEKLQAIELEKSYNPKEFEERIYSFWEANKCFSPVKKKNTKNTFTVVIPPPNVTGVLHVGHALDETLQDVIVRYHRMKGNETLWIPGTDHAGIATQSVVEKKLKAEGKTRHDLGREAFIEKVWEVKNEHHSIITEQLRKMGVSVDWDRERFTLDEGLSKAVREVFVSLYEQGLIYQGNYLVNWCPSCGTAISDDEVEHEERKGGMYHIYYELADGAVLQNEQGEKITRIEIATTRPETLLGDTAIAVHPEDPRYASIIGKEVILPLANRRIPVIADSYVDREFGTGVVKITPAHDPNDWEVGRRHNLPVLNILNPDGTLNEAVPEKYRGLSPEKARKAVIEDLEALGLFKNEEKIKHAVGCCYRCHTTIEPYVSKQWFVKMQPLAEKALDAWKKGEVVFYPQKWENTYAHWMNNIRDWCISRQLWWGHRIPVWYCSDCGKTIVSRTDITECPHCKSKNIRQDEDVLDTWFSSWLWPFSTLGWPEKTEDLERFFPTSALVTGHDIIFFWVARMIMASLQFTGKAPFKDIFIHGLVRDKQGRKMSKSLGNGIDPLVAIEEYGADAMKFTLTFMCGSQSQDFLIDMESFKLGSKFANKVWNASRYILGNLAGRTIVPVSRESLKELDRWIYHELNEAAQVVRASLDFYRYNEAAQKVYEFFWNNFCDWYVEGTKLSFKYGDEKEKNRAASVLLAVLEESLRLLHPFLAFVTEEIYSKLPKNCAEGALARAEILMTSDYPEEKKERIDEAASIRFRTMQEIVRNIRALRAECGIDPQVKLKVSLYIEKNSPAQAARENAEIIKMLSGLSDLSFISSLNEKPASSIGVVGAGFEAFLITGDSIDIEQLKKRFEKELEKNEQNASKIDLKLKNENFVKNAPSEVIEGEKEKLTEFLRRIEKLKGYLQGMV, from the coding sequence ATGAGCGAAAAATTGCAGGCGATTGAATTGGAAAAATCTTATAATCCTAAAGAATTTGAAGAGCGTATTTATTCTTTTTGGGAAGCAAATAAGTGCTTTAGCCCGGTAAAAAAGAAAAACACCAAAAACACCTTTACGGTCGTCATTCCGCCTCCCAATGTTACGGGCGTTCTCCATGTAGGCCATGCCCTCGATGAAACCTTGCAGGACGTAATTGTACGCTATCACCGCATGAAGGGGAATGAAACTCTTTGGATTCCCGGAACCGATCATGCAGGTATCGCAACCCAATCCGTTGTAGAAAAAAAACTAAAGGCTGAAGGCAAGACGAGGCACGATCTCGGAAGGGAAGCCTTCATAGAAAAAGTTTGGGAAGTTAAAAATGAGCACCACTCGATTATAACGGAACAGCTCAGAAAAATGGGCGTTTCGGTTGACTGGGACAGGGAACGCTTTACCCTAGATGAGGGGCTTTCCAAGGCTGTAAGGGAGGTCTTTGTTTCTCTTTATGAGCAAGGGCTTATCTATCAGGGAAACTACCTTGTAAACTGGTGCCCCTCATGCGGTACGGCAATTTCCGATGATGAGGTTGAACATGAAGAGAGAAAGGGCGGCATGTACCATATTTATTACGAACTGGCTGACGGGGCAGTTTTACAAAATGAGCAAGGAGAAAAAATAACAAGAATCGAAATTGCGACCACCCGTCCCGAAACCCTTTTAGGAGATACAGCCATCGCAGTTCATCCTGAAGATCCGCGTTATGCATCCATCATAGGAAAGGAAGTAATTCTTCCTCTCGCAAATAGAAGGATTCCTGTTATTGCCGATTCTTACGTTGACAGGGAATTCGGGACAGGTGTCGTAAAGATAACTCCTGCCCATGACCCCAATGACTGGGAAGTAGGCAGGAGACATAATCTTCCGGTTCTCAATATCTTAAACCCCGACGGAACCTTGAACGAGGCTGTTCCCGAAAAATACCGCGGCCTTTCACCTGAAAAAGCGCGCAAGGCCGTGATCGAAGACTTGGAAGCCTTGGGGCTTTTTAAAAATGAAGAAAAAATAAAGCACGCTGTAGGCTGCTGCTACCGCTGTCACACAACTATAGAGCCCTATGTTTCAAAACAATGGTTTGTAAAAATGCAGCCCTTGGCAGAAAAAGCCTTAGACGCATGGAAAAAAGGCGAGGTTGTTTTTTATCCTCAAAAATGGGAGAACACTTATGCTCACTGGATGAACAATATCCGCGACTGGTGTATTTCCCGTCAGCTTTGGTGGGGGCACCGTATTCCTGTCTGGTACTGTTCCGACTGCGGCAAAACAATAGTAAGCCGCACGGATATTACCGAATGTCCTCACTGTAAGTCAAAAAATATAAGGCAGGATGAGGATGTTCTAGACACCTGGTTTTCAAGCTGGCTTTGGCCCTTTTCGACCCTCGGCTGGCCAGAAAAAACCGAAGACCTCGAACGCTTTTTCCCAACCTCGGCCCTTGTTACGGGGCACGATATAATCTTCTTTTGGGTAGCCAGGATGATTATGGCTTCCTTACAGTTTACGGGCAAGGCTCCGTTTAAGGATATTTTTATACACGGCTTGGTTAGGGATAAACAGGGCCGCAAGATGAGTAAGAGCTTAGGGAACGGAATTGATCCCCTCGTAGCCATCGAAGAGTATGGGGCTGATGCCATGAAGTTTACTCTTACCTTTATGTGCGGCTCCCAAAGTCAGGATTTTTTAATCGACATGGAAAGCTTTAAGCTCGGCTCGAAATTTGCAAACAAGGTTTGGAATGCTTCGCGTTATATTTTAGGAAACCTTGCAGGAAGAACTATTGTGCCTGTAAGCCGGGAAAGCTTAAAAGAACTTGACCGCTGGATCTATCACGAGCTTAACGAGGCAGCTCAAGTCGTAAGGGCAAGCCTTGATTTTTACCGCTACAATGAGGCGGCTCAAAAGGTTTACGAATTCTTTTGGAATAATTTTTGCGATTGGTATGTTGAAGGAACCAAGCTTTCATTTAAATACGGGGACGAAAAAGAGAAGAATAGGGCAGCCTCGGTGCTTCTTGCCGTCTTGGAAGAATCCTTACGCCTCCTTCATCCGTTCTTGGCCTTTGTTACAGAAGAGATTTATTCCAAACTGCCTAAAAATTGTGCCGAAGGCGCCTTGGCCCGTGCCGAGATTTTGATGACCTCCGATTACCCGGAAGAAAAAAAAGAGCGCATAGACGAGGCCGCTTCCATCCGCTTTAGAACCATGCAGGAAATAGTCCGCAACATCAGGGCCTTACGCGCCGAATGCGGCATAGACCCTCAAGTTAAGCTGAAAGTTTCTCTTTATATCGAAAAAAATTCTCCTGCCCAAGCCGCCCGTGAAAATGCCGAAATAATTAAAATGCTTTCAGGTCTTTCCGACTTAAGCTTTATTTCTTCGCTTAATGAAAAACCGGCCTCTTCAATCGGTGTAGTGGGAGCAGGCTTTGAAGCCTTTTTGATAACGGGAGACTCAATCGATATCGAACAGCTAAAAAAGAGGTTTGAAAAAGAGCTTGAAAAAAATGAGCAAAATGCTTCAAAGATAGATTTAAAACTCAAAAACGAAAATTTTGTCAAAAATGCTCCGAGCGAAGTCATCGAAGGCGAAAAAGAAAAGCTTACAGAGTTTTTACGCCGTATCGAAAAACTAAAGGGGTATTTACAGGGAATGGTTTAA
- a CDS encoding type II toxin-antitoxin system HicB family antitoxin has protein sequence MRKLTYLAVFEPAENGAYSVYFPSLLGCVSCGQDFYDAQAMAKEALELHVYGIEKDGSTLPREDFTLLQTNQGDIVCPITIYPDFIKAEMDNRRVRTNCTIPYSLKCKAELKGINFSQALETALTELCN, from the coding sequence TTGAGAAAACTTACATATCTGGCAGTTTTTGAACCGGCAGAAAACGGAGCTTATAGTGTATATTTTCCTAGCCTTTTAGGCTGTGTAAGCTGCGGTCAAGATTTTTATGATGCACAAGCTATGGCAAAAGAAGCTTTAGAGCTTCATGTCTACGGAATAGAAAAAGATGGGAGTACATTGCCCCGTGAAGATTTTACACTCCTACAAACAAATCAAGGCGATATAGTTTGTCCTATTACTATCTATCCTGACTTTATAAAAGCTGAGATGGACAACAGGAGAGTTCGTACAAATTGTACTATACCATATAGCCTAAAATGTAAAGCTGAACTTAAAGGTATAAATTTTTCTCAAGCATTGGAAACTGCGTTGACCGAATTGTGTAATTAG
- the coaD gene encoding pantetheine-phosphate adenylyltransferase, protein MVKAVFAGSFDPPTFGHLNVIERAQKIFTEVHVVIAVNNNKNYLFSGEERKHMMKELTQKWDNVFVNTWNSLIVNYAEKIGANVLIRGVRNVSDFSYEFDLAIMNKGLNQKIETVFMVPDTKYFVLRSSSIKELAAFKGNLSGMVPPIVEKALKEKIEDLR, encoded by the coding sequence ATGGTAAAAGCTGTTTTTGCAGGATCCTTTGATCCGCCCACTTTCGGGCATTTAAACGTAATTGAAAGAGCTCAAAAGATATTCACCGAGGTGCATGTAGTAATCGCCGTAAATAACAACAAAAACTATTTGTTTTCAGGTGAAGAGCGTAAACACATGATGAAGGAACTTACCCAAAAATGGGATAATGTTTTTGTAAATACTTGGAATTCGCTGATAGTAAACTATGCCGAAAAAATCGGGGCAAATGTTTTAATCCGCGGAGTGCGGAATGTTTCCGATTTTTCTTACGAATTCGATCTTGCCATTATGAATAAGGGCTTAAATCAAAAGATAGAAACCGTTTTTATGGTTCCCGACACAAAGTACTTTGTACTGCGTTCAAGTTCCATAAAGGAATTGGCTGCCTTCAAGGGCAACCTTTCCGGCATGGTTCCTCCCATAGTCGAAAAGGCCTTAAAGGAAAAAATAGAGGATTTGAGATAG
- the lepA gene encoding translation elongation factor 4 → MLNPENIRNFCIVAHIDHGKSTLSDRLIEKTKIIDERYHRNQMTDDMDIERERGITIKSHAVRIPYTAKDGKNYVLNFVDTPGHVDFSYEVSRAIASCEGAILIVDATQGVESQTLSNMYLALEHDLEILPVINKIDLPAADVDAAKHQIDHDLGLDSDAAVAVSAKTGENIDALFESIVTAFPPPKGSKENPLQALIFDCHYDPYRGVVVHVRVFEGMIKPGMTIRFMNTGGEYKVEETGTFVLDLVKQDSLQAGEVGYIIAGIKTVSDVGVGDTITDAAAPCKAPLSGFKEVKPVVFSSVYPTDTNDYEELRESFEKLKLNDASLTWEKDSSLALGHGFRCGFLGLLHLEIVQERLEREFDQSVIFTAPSVRYKLTMRTGEEIICDNPADYPDEGLIASAEEPYIKATVITPAAYLGNVMSLCMEKRGVQTNMTYLDEKRVEMTYEMPLAEVLFEFYDRLKSISRGYASFDYEVIGTRPTDLAKIDILINGKPVDALAQLAYKPSAYDKARLVCEKLKDEIPRQQFKIPIQGAIGSQIIARETISALRKDVLAKCYGGDITRKRKLLEKQKEGKKRMKMIGDVELPQSAFLAVLKTKED, encoded by the coding sequence ATGTTAAATCCTGAAAATATACGCAATTTTTGTATTGTAGCTCACATAGACCACGGTAAATCAACCCTCTCCGATAGGCTCATTGAAAAGACTAAGATAATCGATGAGCGCTATCACCGCAATCAGATGACAGACGATATGGACATAGAAAGAGAGCGGGGTATTACCATAAAAAGCCACGCAGTCCGCATTCCTTACACGGCTAAGGACGGTAAAAACTATGTTTTAAACTTTGTAGATACTCCCGGTCACGTAGACTTTTCCTACGAGGTTTCGCGTGCCATTGCCTCATGCGAAGGGGCTATCTTAATAGTGGATGCCACTCAAGGTGTTGAGTCCCAAACCCTTTCAAATATGTATCTTGCTCTTGAACATGACTTGGAAATTCTCCCCGTAATAAACAAGATAGATCTGCCTGCCGCCGATGTGGACGCTGCAAAGCATCAGATAGACCACGACCTGGGGCTTGATTCCGATGCGGCCGTTGCAGTTTCTGCAAAGACAGGCGAAAATATCGATGCCCTCTTTGAGTCTATAGTAACGGCTTTTCCGCCGCCCAAGGGTTCAAAGGAAAATCCCTTACAGGCCCTTATCTTCGACTGTCACTATGACCCCTACAGAGGAGTTGTAGTCCACGTGCGTGTTTTTGAAGGAATGATAAAACCGGGAATGACAATCCGCTTTATGAATACGGGAGGCGAGTACAAGGTAGAAGAAACCGGAACCTTTGTCCTCGACCTTGTCAAACAGGATTCCTTGCAGGCAGGAGAGGTAGGCTATATAATTGCAGGTATTAAAACCGTTTCGGATGTAGGAGTAGGAGACACCATCACCGATGCAGCAGCTCCCTGCAAGGCTCCATTATCCGGCTTTAAAGAGGTAAAGCCCGTAGTTTTTTCTTCCGTTTATCCCACAGACACAAACGACTACGAGGAGCTCCGCGAGTCCTTTGAAAAATTAAAACTGAACGATGCAAGCCTAACATGGGAAAAGGATTCATCCCTTGCCCTCGGTCACGGCTTTAGGTGCGGTTTTTTGGGCCTCCTCCATCTTGAAATCGTACAAGAAAGGTTGGAAAGAGAATTCGATCAGTCGGTTATCTTTACGGCCCCCTCGGTACGCTATAAACTTACAATGCGCACGGGAGAAGAAATTATTTGCGATAACCCGGCCGATTATCCCGATGAGGGTCTTATAGCCTCCGCCGAGGAGCCCTATATAAAAGCGACGGTTATAACGCCTGCAGCCTATCTTGGAAACGTTATGTCTCTCTGTATGGAAAAGCGGGGAGTGCAGACCAACATGACCTATTTGGATGAAAAAAGGGTCGAGATGACTTATGAGATGCCCTTGGCCGAGGTTTTGTTTGAGTTCTATGACAGGCTTAAAAGCATAAGCCGGGGCTATGCCTCCTTTGATTACGAAGTTATAGGAACCCGGCCCACCGACTTGGCAAAGATAGATATTTTGATTAACGGAAAGCCGGTTGATGCCCTTGCTCAGCTTGCTTATAAGCCGAGTGCCTACGACAAGGCCCGTCTTGTCTGCGAAAAGCTTAAAGACGAAATACCGCGCCAACAGTTTAAGATTCCGATTCAGGGAGCTATAGGAAGCCAGATAATAGCGAGGGAAACAATTTCTGCCCTGCGTAAAGACGTTCTGGCCAAGTGCTACGGAGGAGATATTACCCGAAAGCGCAAACTCCTCGAAAAGCAAAAGGAAGGAAAAAAACGCATGAAGATGATAGGAGATGTCGAGCTCCCGCAGTCAGCATTCTTAGCCGTATTGAAAACCAAGGAAGATTAA
- a CDS encoding BMP family protein: protein MKSIFKILIGCLLILGVLTSCTKDEGKKALMVGMVTDAGTIDDKSFNQGTWEGIKKAEEELGVKVKYLKPVGTTEADYIKEISNLYDSGYKFIICPGFKFETAVFKAQSKYKDAKFVIVDGNAHPADSWDAQNGPNTVGIFFLENEAGFLAGVAAALQQKTGNFGFIGGMEIPAVQKFNWGWQQGIKYANENLGTKIEIYPENFVYQGGFSDIAAGQQLAASMYDRGVTVIHAAAGGVGVGVINEAKTRTQAGKKVWVVGVDVDQYAEGIIGDGSSVVLTSAMKYLDKASYDMIKEELNGTFKGEKTLVFSAKENGVGIPLKNPNLSDDVQQKVNEIYQKIKKGEIVVSTTRGDLFK from the coding sequence ATGAAGAGTATTTTCAAAATCTTGATCGGATGCCTTCTGATTCTAGGTGTGCTGACTTCTTGCACCAAAGATGAAGGCAAAAAGGCTTTGATGGTCGGTATGGTTACGGATGCCGGAACTATCGACGATAAATCCTTCAACCAAGGAACTTGGGAAGGTATTAAAAAAGCCGAAGAAGAACTTGGTGTAAAGGTTAAATATTTAAAACCTGTCGGAACAACCGAAGCAGATTACATCAAAGAAATCTCTAACCTATATGATTCGGGTTATAAATTTATTATTTGTCCCGGATTTAAATTTGAGACAGCAGTTTTCAAAGCTCAATCCAAATACAAGGACGCAAAATTCGTAATTGTAGACGGAAATGCTCATCCTGCAGATTCTTGGGATGCACAAAACGGTCCTAACACTGTAGGTATTTTCTTTTTAGAAAATGAAGCCGGTTTCTTGGCCGGTGTTGCTGCAGCCTTACAGCAAAAAACCGGAAACTTCGGATTTATCGGCGGTATGGAAATCCCCGCAGTACAAAAGTTTAACTGGGGATGGCAGCAGGGTATTAAGTATGCAAACGAAAACCTCGGCACCAAAATCGAAATCTATCCCGAAAACTTTGTATATCAGGGCGGATTTTCAGATATCGCTGCAGGTCAGCAGCTTGCCGCTTCCATGTATGATAGAGGCGTTACGGTTATTCATGCTGCAGCCGGAGGTGTAGGCGTAGGAGTTATAAACGAAGCAAAAACCAGAACTCAGGCAGGAAAAAAAGTTTGGGTTGTAGGTGTTGATGTTGACCAATATGCAGAAGGAATCATCGGCGACGGATCTTCAGTAGTTCTTACCTCAGCAATGAAGTATCTTGACAAAGCTTCCTATGATATGATTAAGGAAGAATTGAACGGTACTTTCAAAGGCGAAAAAACTCTCGTTTTCTCTGCTAAAGAAAACGGTGTAGGAATTCCGCTTAAAAACCCGAACCTTTCTGACGATGTACAGCAAAAGGTAAACGAAATTTACCAAAAAATAAAGAAAGGCGAGATTGTTGTAAGTACAACTCGAGGCGATCTGTTTAAATAA
- a CDS encoding histidine phosphatase family protein, translating into MFYFLRHGESDDINRNKKIYQGFGVNLLPLSKAGVEQVKAACKDKRLQGADIILSSPYTRAVQTAAILSKELGADIVIETDLHEWLANKNFIYEDEKTAFAYHKAYYENNGKYPDCKDEPWETAEMIKNRVLKVLKKYSHYKKVIVAAHGMMIETVTGHCHPHHGEIVEFERF; encoded by the coding sequence ATGTTTTATTTTTTACGGCACGGCGAGAGCGATGATATCAATAGAAATAAAAAAATATACCAAGGCTTCGGGGTAAATCTTTTACCATTGAGCAAAGCCGGTGTAGAGCAGGTAAAGGCGGCTTGTAAAGATAAGAGACTCCAAGGAGCTGATATTATCCTGAGTTCCCCTTATACGCGAGCCGTGCAGACAGCTGCAATTTTATCTAAGGAATTGGGAGCAGATATTGTAATTGAAACTGATTTACATGAATGGCTGGCCAATAAGAATTTTATTTATGAAGATGAAAAAACGGCTTTTGCCTATCATAAAGCCTACTATGAAAATAATGGAAAATATCCCGACTGTAAAGATGAGCCTTGGGAAACTGCCGAAATGATTAAAAATCGCGTTCTTAAAGTTCTAAAAAAATATTCCCATTATAAAAAGGTAATAGTAGCAGCCCACGGGATGATGATTGAAACCGTTACAGGTCACTGTCATCCTCATCATGGTGAAATTGTTGAGTTTGAGAGATTTTGA
- a CDS encoding type II toxin-antitoxin system HicA family toxin, giving the protein MTAKEILRLLQQNGWYICETKGSHYQLKHDEKSGKITIPFHKGDLKAGTLNSILK; this is encoded by the coding sequence ATGACAGCAAAAGAAATACTTAGACTGCTTCAACAAAACGGTTGGTATATATGTGAAACAAAAGGTTCTCATTATCAGTTAAAACATGATGAAAAAAGCGGCAAAATAACTATTCCCTTTCATAAGGGAGATTTAAAAGCCGGAACATTAAACAGTATATTAAAATAA
- a CDS encoding ABC transporter ATP-binding protein, which produces MSHSDYVIEMRNIRKEFPGIVANDDITLRVKQGEIHAILGENGAGKSTLMSILFGLYHADTGEIFVKGEKVKINSPNDANDLGIGMVHQHFKLIHNFTVTENIILGKEYGFILNKKDAEKRIKQLSDKYGLFIEPDAVISNITVGMQQRVEILKMLYRNADILIFDEPTAVLTPQEISELMQIMRNLAAEGKAVILITHKLQEILDVADKCTIIRRGKLIDVVDVASTTKNELASKMVGRPVDFKVPKGPSNPGAPILEIKNLNVLKEKKLPAVSDFSLDVRAGEIVGIAGVDGNGQSELVYALSGLIPSESGSIVLSGKDITNLSIRKRAESGLGHVPEDRQKHGLVLQYSIAENMVIKSYYTKNFQKHGFLNKEKIKNFAQKISEVFDVRSGSGIGSRAGDLSGGNQQKAILGREISLDPPLLIAVNPTRGLDVGAIESIHKELVKHRDNGRAVLLISFELDEIFNLSDKIAVMHRGSLSGIVRPEETTAEEIGLMMAGMGGKNA; this is translated from the coding sequence TTGTCCCATTCTGATTATGTGATTGAAATGAGAAATATCCGCAAGGAATTCCCCGGAATTGTGGCAAACGATGATATTACTCTCCGGGTTAAACAGGGAGAGATTCACGCAATTTTGGGAGAAAACGGAGCCGGAAAATCGACCCTGATGAGTATTCTTTTCGGCCTATATCATGCCGATACGGGAGAAATCTTTGTAAAGGGTGAAAAGGTAAAGATCAACAGCCCTAACGATGCCAATGATTTAGGTATAGGAATGGTACATCAGCATTTTAAACTCATCCACAATTTTACCGTAACAGAAAACATCATTTTAGGGAAAGAATATGGTTTTATTTTAAACAAAAAAGATGCCGAAAAACGCATAAAACAATTAAGCGATAAATACGGTCTTTTTATTGAACCCGATGCTGTTATAAGTAATATAACTGTAGGTATGCAGCAAAGGGTTGAAATCCTAAAAATGCTTTATCGGAATGCCGACATTCTCATCTTTGATGAACCTACGGCAGTTTTGACTCCTCAAGAAATAAGCGAACTTATGCAGATTATGCGTAATCTTGCTGCAGAGGGTAAGGCCGTCATCCTTATCACCCACAAATTACAGGAAATTTTGGATGTGGCCGACAAGTGTACGATTATAAGACGGGGAAAACTCATAGATGTTGTTGATGTGGCTTCTACAACAAAAAATGAGCTTGCTTCTAAAATGGTAGGCCGGCCTGTAGACTTTAAAGTTCCGAAAGGGCCTTCAAACCCCGGTGCCCCGATTCTTGAAATCAAGAACTTAAACGTATTAAAAGAAAAAAAACTTCCTGCAGTAAGCGATTTTTCTCTTGATGTAAGAGCCGGAGAAATTGTAGGTATAGCCGGTGTAGACGGAAACGGTCAAAGCGAACTGGTCTATGCTCTTTCCGGGCTCATTCCGTCGGAATCGGGCAGTATAGTTTTATCGGGAAAAGACATAACAAACCTTTCTATCAGAAAAAGAGCCGAGTCAGGCTTGGGTCATGTTCCTGAAGACAGGCAAAAGCACGGCCTTGTTTTGCAATACTCTATTGCCGAAAACATGGTCATAAAATCCTATTACACAAAAAATTTCCAAAAACACGGCTTTTTAAACAAAGAAAAAATAAAAAACTTTGCTCAAAAAATCAGTGAAGTTTTTGATGTACGCTCAGGTTCAGGTATAGGATCCCGAGCAGGAGATTTGAGCGGAGGAAATCAGCAAAAGGCTATTCTTGGAAGAGAAATAAGCCTCGATCCTCCTCTTTTAATAGCCGTCAACCCCACACGGGGTCTCGATGTTGGAGCTATAGAATCCATCCACAAGGAACTGGTAAAACACAGGGATAACGGAAGGGCTGTTCTTTTAATTTCCTTTGAGCTTGACGAAATTTTTAACCTTTCCGACAAGATAGCCGTAATGCACCGAGGTTCTTTAAGCGGTATTGTCCGCCCTGAGGAAACCACTGCCGAAGAAATAGGCCTTATGATGGCCGGTATGGGAGGAAAGAATGCATAA